A stretch of the Arachis stenosperma cultivar V10309 chromosome 6, arast.V10309.gnm1.PFL2, whole genome shotgun sequence genome encodes the following:
- the LOC130935158 gene encoding transcriptional corepressor LEUNIG-like isoform X1 produces MSQTNWEADKMLDVYIHDYLVKRDLKASAQAFQAEGKVSSDPVAIDAPGGFLFEWWSVFWDIFIARTNEKHSEVAASYIETQLIKAREQQQQQQQPQPQPQQSQHQHQQQQQQQQHHMQMQQLLLQRQAQQQQQQQQQQQQQQPQQQQQQQQPQQQQQQQPPQQQQGRDRAHLLNGGTNGLVGNPGTANAMATKMIEDRLKLPLQRDSLDEAAMKQRFGDQLMDPNHASILKSSAAPGQPSGQVLHGAAGAMSPQVQGRSQQLPGSTPDIKSEINPVLNPRAAGPEGSLIGMPGSNQGSNNLTLKGWPLTGLEQLRSGLLQQQKPFMQAPQPFHQLPMLTPQHQQHLMLQAQQNLASPSASDDSRRLRILMNNRNMGLSKDGLSNPVGDVPNVGSPLPGGGPPFPRGDTDMLMKLRLAQLHQQHQNANPQQQQQLQQHALSNQQSQSSNHGMHQQDRVAGAGSVTADGSMSNSFRGNDQVSKNQTGRKRKQPVSSSGPANSSGTANTAGPSPSSAPSTPSTHTPGDVMSMPALPHSSSSTKPLMMFGTDGTGTLTSPSNQLWDDKDLELQADVDRFVEDGSLDDNVESFLSHDDTDARDAVGRCMDVSKGFTFSEVNSVRASTSKVVCCHFSSDGKLLASGGHDKKAVLWYTDSLKQKTTLEEHSSLITDVRFSPSMPRLATSSFDKTVRVWDVDNPGYSLRTFTGHSTSVMSLDFHPNKDDLICSCDGDGEIRYWSINNGSCARVAKGGTVQMRFQPRLGRYLAAAAENVVSILDVETQACPYSLKGHTKPIHSVCWDPSGEFLASVSEDSVRVWTLGTGTEGECVHELSCNGNKFHSCVFHPTYSSLLVIGCYQSLELWNMSENKTMTLSAHEGLVAALAVSTVNGLVASASHDKYVKLWK; encoded by the exons ACACAATTAATTAAGGCTAGGGAACAACAGCAGCAGCAACAGCAGCCGCAGCCACAACCCCAGCAGTCACAACATCAACATcaacagcagcagcagcagcaacaacacCACATGCAGATGCAACAGCTCCTGTTGCAGAGGCAGGCccagcagcagcagcaacaacaacaacaacagcagcagcagcagccgCAGCAACAGCAGCAACAACAGCAGCCACAGCAGCAGCAACAGCAGCAACCACCCCAACAACAACAGGGTAGGGATAGGGCTCATCTCTTGAATGGGGGTACCAATGGGTTAGTTGGAAACCCTGGCACTGCTAATGCAATGGCAACAAAGATGATCGAGGACAGGTTAAAACTGCCCCTTCAGAGGGATTCTTTGGATGAAGCAGCAATGAAG CAAAGATTCGGAGACCAACTCATGGACCCAAATCATGCCTCAATATTGAAGTCATCTGCAGCTCCTGGCCAGCCTTCAGG GCAAGTTTTGCATGGTGCTGCTGGTGCGATGTCTCCACAAGTTCAAGGTCGAAGTCAGCAATTACCAGGGTCTACTCCG GACATTAAGAGTGAGATTAATCCTGTTTTAAATCCCAGAGCTGCGGGGCCTGAAGGATCACTAATAGGAATGCCTG GATCAAATCAAGGCAGCAACAATTTGACTTTGAAGGGGTGGCCACTCACA GGGTTGGAGCAATTACGGTCTGGTCTACTTCAGCAGCAAAAACCTTTCATGCAAGCCCCACAGCCTTTTCATCAGCTTCCAATGTTGACACCCCAGCATCAGCAACATCTTATGTTACAAGCACAACAAAATCTGGCATCACCATCTGCTAGTGATGATAGTAGAAGACTCAGAATACTGATGAATAATAGGAACATGGGGTTAAGTAAGGATGGTCTTTCAAATCCGGTGGGGGATGTACCAAATGTTGGATCACCACTTCCAGGTGGTGGTCCCCCGTTTCCTCGTGGAGATACAGATATGTTAATGAAG TTGAGACTGGCTCAGTTACACCAGCAGCATCAAAATGCCAATCcacagcagcagcagcagcttCAACAGCATGCTCTTTCAAATCAGCAATCCCAGAGTTCAAATCATGGCATGCATCAACAAGACAGAGTAGCAGGAGCTGGCAGTGTCACTGCGGATGGAAGCATGTCAAACTCCTTTAGAGGAAATGATCAG GTTTCAAAAAACCAGActgggagaaagagaaagcagCCTGTATCTTCTTCTGGACCTGCCAATAGCTCAGGAACAGCAAATACGGCAGGCCCATCTCCAAGTTCAGCGCCATCAACTCCCTCCACTCATACACCTGGTGATGTGATGTCAATGCCTGCATTACCTCATAGTAGTAGTTCAACAAAGCCTCTAATGATGTTTGGTACCGATGGCACTGGAACTCTTACATCACCCTCAAACCAGTTG TGGGATGATAAGGATCTTGAATTGCAGGCTGACGTGGATCGTTTTGTGGAGGATGGATCTCTTGATGACAATGTTGAGTCTTTTTTATCGCATGATGATACAGATGCTAGAGATGCAGTTGGTCGTTGTATGGATGTAAGCAAAG GTTTCACATTTTCTGAAGTAAACTCAGTACGTGCAAGCACAAGCAAGGTTGTCTGTTGCCATTTCTCATCTGATGGGAAATTGCTTGCAAGTGGTGGACATGACAAGAAG GCTGTTTTATGGTACACAGATTCTCTGAAGCAGAAAACTACCCTTGAAGAGCATTCATCGTTAATCACTGATGTCCGGTTTAGCCCAAGCATGCCTCGCCTTGCAACATCTTCGTTTGACAAAACTGTCAGAGTTTGGGATGTTGACAAT CCGGGGTATTCTCTTCGCACCTTTACTGGACATTCAACATCAGTTATGTCTCTAGATTTTCACCCGAATAAGGATGACCTTATCTGCTCTTGTGATGGTGACGGTGAGATACGATATTGGAGCATAAACAATGGCAGTTGTGCTAGAGTTGCAAAG GGTGGGACTGTGCAGATGAGATTTCAACCTCGACTTGGGAGGTACCTTGCTGCGGCTGCAGAGAATGTCGTATCTATACTTGATGTGGAGACACAAGCGTGCCCATATTCGTTAAAG GGACACACAAAGCCGATACATTCCGTGTGTTGGGACCCATCTGGGGAGTTCCTTGCATCTGTCAGTGAGGACTCTGTAAGGGTTTGGACTCTTGGAACAGGAACTGAGGGCGAATGTGTTCACGAGCTTAGCTGTAATGGCAACAAGTTCCACTCGTGTGTTTTCCACCCAACGTATTCTTCGCTGCTCGTCATTGGTTGTTATCAG TCGTTGGAGCTGTGGAACATGTCAGAGAACAAGACAATGACTCTGTCTGCTCATGAAGGTCTGGTCGCCGCGTTGGCAGTTTCAACTGTAAATGGTTTGGTTGCTTCAGCGAGTCATGACAAGTATGTCAAGCTCTGGAAATAA
- the LOC130935158 gene encoding transcriptional corepressor LEUNIG-like isoform X4: MSQTNWEADKMLDVYIHDYLVKRDLKASAQAFQAEGKVSSDPVAIDAPGGFLFEWWSVFWDIFIARTNEKHSEVAASYIETQLIKAREQQQQQQQPQPQPQQSQHQHQQQQQQQQHHMQMQQLLLQRQAQQQQQQQQQQQQQQPQQQQQQQQPQQQQQQQPPQQQQGRDRAHLLNGGTNGLVGNPGTANAMATKMIEDRLKLPLQRDSLDEAAMKQRFGDQLMDPNHASILKSSAAPGQPSGQVLHGAAGAMSPQVQGRSQQLPGSTPDIKSEINPVLNPRAAGPEGSLIGMPGSNQGSNNLTLKGWPLTGLEQLRSGLLQQQKPFMQAPQPFHQLPMLTPQHQQHLMLQAQQNLASPSASDDSRRLRILMNNRNMGLSKDGLSNPVGDVPNVGSPLPGGGPPFPRGDTDMLMKLRLAQLHQQHQNANPQQQQQLQQHALSNQQSQSSNHGMHQQDRVAGAGSVTADGSMSNSFRGNDQVSKNQTGRKRKQPVSSSGPANSSGTANTAGPSPSSAPSTPSTHTPGDVMSMPALPHSSSSTKPLMMFGTDGTGTLTSPSNQLADVDRFVEDGSLDDNVESFLSHDDTDARDAVGRCMDVSKGFTFSEVNSVRASTSKVVCCHFSSDGKLLASGGHDKKAVLWYTDSLKQKTTLEEHSSLITDVRFSPSMPRLATSSFDKTVRVWDVDNPGYSLRTFTGHSTSVMSLDFHPNKDDLICSCDGDGEIRYWSINNGSCARVAKGGTVQMRFQPRLGRYLAAAAENVVSILDVETQACPYSLKGHTKPIHSVCWDPSGEFLASVSEDSVRVWTLGTGTEGECVHELSCNGNKFHSCVFHPTYSSLLVIGCYQSLELWNMSENKTMTLSAHEGLVAALAVSTVNGLVASASHDKYVKLWK; this comes from the exons ACACAATTAATTAAGGCTAGGGAACAACAGCAGCAGCAACAGCAGCCGCAGCCACAACCCCAGCAGTCACAACATCAACATcaacagcagcagcagcagcaacaacacCACATGCAGATGCAACAGCTCCTGTTGCAGAGGCAGGCccagcagcagcagcaacaacaacaacaacagcagcagcagcagccgCAGCAACAGCAGCAACAACAGCAGCCACAGCAGCAGCAACAGCAGCAACCACCCCAACAACAACAGGGTAGGGATAGGGCTCATCTCTTGAATGGGGGTACCAATGGGTTAGTTGGAAACCCTGGCACTGCTAATGCAATGGCAACAAAGATGATCGAGGACAGGTTAAAACTGCCCCTTCAGAGGGATTCTTTGGATGAAGCAGCAATGAAG CAAAGATTCGGAGACCAACTCATGGACCCAAATCATGCCTCAATATTGAAGTCATCTGCAGCTCCTGGCCAGCCTTCAGG GCAAGTTTTGCATGGTGCTGCTGGTGCGATGTCTCCACAAGTTCAAGGTCGAAGTCAGCAATTACCAGGGTCTACTCCG GACATTAAGAGTGAGATTAATCCTGTTTTAAATCCCAGAGCTGCGGGGCCTGAAGGATCACTAATAGGAATGCCTG GATCAAATCAAGGCAGCAACAATTTGACTTTGAAGGGGTGGCCACTCACA GGGTTGGAGCAATTACGGTCTGGTCTACTTCAGCAGCAAAAACCTTTCATGCAAGCCCCACAGCCTTTTCATCAGCTTCCAATGTTGACACCCCAGCATCAGCAACATCTTATGTTACAAGCACAACAAAATCTGGCATCACCATCTGCTAGTGATGATAGTAGAAGACTCAGAATACTGATGAATAATAGGAACATGGGGTTAAGTAAGGATGGTCTTTCAAATCCGGTGGGGGATGTACCAAATGTTGGATCACCACTTCCAGGTGGTGGTCCCCCGTTTCCTCGTGGAGATACAGATATGTTAATGAAG TTGAGACTGGCTCAGTTACACCAGCAGCATCAAAATGCCAATCcacagcagcagcagcagcttCAACAGCATGCTCTTTCAAATCAGCAATCCCAGAGTTCAAATCATGGCATGCATCAACAAGACAGAGTAGCAGGAGCTGGCAGTGTCACTGCGGATGGAAGCATGTCAAACTCCTTTAGAGGAAATGATCAG GTTTCAAAAAACCAGActgggagaaagagaaagcagCCTGTATCTTCTTCTGGACCTGCCAATAGCTCAGGAACAGCAAATACGGCAGGCCCATCTCCAAGTTCAGCGCCATCAACTCCCTCCACTCATACACCTGGTGATGTGATGTCAATGCCTGCATTACCTCATAGTAGTAGTTCAACAAAGCCTCTAATGATGTTTGGTACCGATGGCACTGGAACTCTTACATCACCCTCAAACCAGTTG GCTGACGTGGATCGTTTTGTGGAGGATGGATCTCTTGATGACAATGTTGAGTCTTTTTTATCGCATGATGATACAGATGCTAGAGATGCAGTTGGTCGTTGTATGGATGTAAGCAAAG GTTTCACATTTTCTGAAGTAAACTCAGTACGTGCAAGCACAAGCAAGGTTGTCTGTTGCCATTTCTCATCTGATGGGAAATTGCTTGCAAGTGGTGGACATGACAAGAAG GCTGTTTTATGGTACACAGATTCTCTGAAGCAGAAAACTACCCTTGAAGAGCATTCATCGTTAATCACTGATGTCCGGTTTAGCCCAAGCATGCCTCGCCTTGCAACATCTTCGTTTGACAAAACTGTCAGAGTTTGGGATGTTGACAAT CCGGGGTATTCTCTTCGCACCTTTACTGGACATTCAACATCAGTTATGTCTCTAGATTTTCACCCGAATAAGGATGACCTTATCTGCTCTTGTGATGGTGACGGTGAGATACGATATTGGAGCATAAACAATGGCAGTTGTGCTAGAGTTGCAAAG GGTGGGACTGTGCAGATGAGATTTCAACCTCGACTTGGGAGGTACCTTGCTGCGGCTGCAGAGAATGTCGTATCTATACTTGATGTGGAGACACAAGCGTGCCCATATTCGTTAAAG GGACACACAAAGCCGATACATTCCGTGTGTTGGGACCCATCTGGGGAGTTCCTTGCATCTGTCAGTGAGGACTCTGTAAGGGTTTGGACTCTTGGAACAGGAACTGAGGGCGAATGTGTTCACGAGCTTAGCTGTAATGGCAACAAGTTCCACTCGTGTGTTTTCCACCCAACGTATTCTTCGCTGCTCGTCATTGGTTGTTATCAG TCGTTGGAGCTGTGGAACATGTCAGAGAACAAGACAATGACTCTGTCTGCTCATGAAGGTCTGGTCGCCGCGTTGGCAGTTTCAACTGTAAATGGTTTGGTTGCTTCAGCGAGTCATGACAAGTATGTCAAGCTCTGGAAATAA
- the LOC130935158 gene encoding transcriptional corepressor LEUNIG-like isoform X2, translated as MSQTNWEADKMLDVYIHDYLVKRDLKASAQAFQAEGKVSSDPVAIDAPGGFLFEWWSVFWDIFIARTNEKHSEVAASYIETQLIKAREQQQQQQQPQPQPQQSQHQHQQQQQQQQHHMQMQQLLLQRQAQQQQQQQQQQQQQQPQQQQQQQQPQQQQQQQPPQQQQGRDRAHLLNGGTNGLVGNPGTANAMATKMIEDRLKLPLQRDSLDEAAMKQRFGDQLMDPNHASILKSSAAPGQPSGQVLHGAAGAMSPQVQGRSQQLPGSTPDIKSEINPVLNPRAAGPEGSLIGMPGSNQGSNNLTLKGWPLTGLEQLRSGLLQQQKPFMQAPQPFHQLPMLTPQHQQHLMLQAQQNLASPSASDDSRRLRILMNNRNMGLSKDGLSNPVGDVPNVGSPLPGGGPPFPRGDTDMLMKLRLAQLHQQHQNANPQQQQQLQQHALSNQQSQSSNHGMHQQDRVAGAGSVTADGSMSNSFRGNDQTGRKRKQPVSSSGPANSSGTANTAGPSPSSAPSTPSTHTPGDVMSMPALPHSSSSTKPLMMFGTDGTGTLTSPSNQLWDDKDLELQADVDRFVEDGSLDDNVESFLSHDDTDARDAVGRCMDVSKGFTFSEVNSVRASTSKVVCCHFSSDGKLLASGGHDKKAVLWYTDSLKQKTTLEEHSSLITDVRFSPSMPRLATSSFDKTVRVWDVDNPGYSLRTFTGHSTSVMSLDFHPNKDDLICSCDGDGEIRYWSINNGSCARVAKGGTVQMRFQPRLGRYLAAAAENVVSILDVETQACPYSLKGHTKPIHSVCWDPSGEFLASVSEDSVRVWTLGTGTEGECVHELSCNGNKFHSCVFHPTYSSLLVIGCYQSLELWNMSENKTMTLSAHEGLVAALAVSTVNGLVASASHDKYVKLWK; from the exons ACACAATTAATTAAGGCTAGGGAACAACAGCAGCAGCAACAGCAGCCGCAGCCACAACCCCAGCAGTCACAACATCAACATcaacagcagcagcagcagcaacaacacCACATGCAGATGCAACAGCTCCTGTTGCAGAGGCAGGCccagcagcagcagcaacaacaacaacaacagcagcagcagcagccgCAGCAACAGCAGCAACAACAGCAGCCACAGCAGCAGCAACAGCAGCAACCACCCCAACAACAACAGGGTAGGGATAGGGCTCATCTCTTGAATGGGGGTACCAATGGGTTAGTTGGAAACCCTGGCACTGCTAATGCAATGGCAACAAAGATGATCGAGGACAGGTTAAAACTGCCCCTTCAGAGGGATTCTTTGGATGAAGCAGCAATGAAG CAAAGATTCGGAGACCAACTCATGGACCCAAATCATGCCTCAATATTGAAGTCATCTGCAGCTCCTGGCCAGCCTTCAGG GCAAGTTTTGCATGGTGCTGCTGGTGCGATGTCTCCACAAGTTCAAGGTCGAAGTCAGCAATTACCAGGGTCTACTCCG GACATTAAGAGTGAGATTAATCCTGTTTTAAATCCCAGAGCTGCGGGGCCTGAAGGATCACTAATAGGAATGCCTG GATCAAATCAAGGCAGCAACAATTTGACTTTGAAGGGGTGGCCACTCACA GGGTTGGAGCAATTACGGTCTGGTCTACTTCAGCAGCAAAAACCTTTCATGCAAGCCCCACAGCCTTTTCATCAGCTTCCAATGTTGACACCCCAGCATCAGCAACATCTTATGTTACAAGCACAACAAAATCTGGCATCACCATCTGCTAGTGATGATAGTAGAAGACTCAGAATACTGATGAATAATAGGAACATGGGGTTAAGTAAGGATGGTCTTTCAAATCCGGTGGGGGATGTACCAAATGTTGGATCACCACTTCCAGGTGGTGGTCCCCCGTTTCCTCGTGGAGATACAGATATGTTAATGAAG TTGAGACTGGCTCAGTTACACCAGCAGCATCAAAATGCCAATCcacagcagcagcagcagcttCAACAGCATGCTCTTTCAAATCAGCAATCCCAGAGTTCAAATCATGGCATGCATCAACAAGACAGAGTAGCAGGAGCTGGCAGTGTCACTGCGGATGGAAGCATGTCAAACTCCTTTAGAGGAAATGATCAG ActgggagaaagagaaagcagCCTGTATCTTCTTCTGGACCTGCCAATAGCTCAGGAACAGCAAATACGGCAGGCCCATCTCCAAGTTCAGCGCCATCAACTCCCTCCACTCATACACCTGGTGATGTGATGTCAATGCCTGCATTACCTCATAGTAGTAGTTCAACAAAGCCTCTAATGATGTTTGGTACCGATGGCACTGGAACTCTTACATCACCCTCAAACCAGTTG TGGGATGATAAGGATCTTGAATTGCAGGCTGACGTGGATCGTTTTGTGGAGGATGGATCTCTTGATGACAATGTTGAGTCTTTTTTATCGCATGATGATACAGATGCTAGAGATGCAGTTGGTCGTTGTATGGATGTAAGCAAAG GTTTCACATTTTCTGAAGTAAACTCAGTACGTGCAAGCACAAGCAAGGTTGTCTGTTGCCATTTCTCATCTGATGGGAAATTGCTTGCAAGTGGTGGACATGACAAGAAG GCTGTTTTATGGTACACAGATTCTCTGAAGCAGAAAACTACCCTTGAAGAGCATTCATCGTTAATCACTGATGTCCGGTTTAGCCCAAGCATGCCTCGCCTTGCAACATCTTCGTTTGACAAAACTGTCAGAGTTTGGGATGTTGACAAT CCGGGGTATTCTCTTCGCACCTTTACTGGACATTCAACATCAGTTATGTCTCTAGATTTTCACCCGAATAAGGATGACCTTATCTGCTCTTGTGATGGTGACGGTGAGATACGATATTGGAGCATAAACAATGGCAGTTGTGCTAGAGTTGCAAAG GGTGGGACTGTGCAGATGAGATTTCAACCTCGACTTGGGAGGTACCTTGCTGCGGCTGCAGAGAATGTCGTATCTATACTTGATGTGGAGACACAAGCGTGCCCATATTCGTTAAAG GGACACACAAAGCCGATACATTCCGTGTGTTGGGACCCATCTGGGGAGTTCCTTGCATCTGTCAGTGAGGACTCTGTAAGGGTTTGGACTCTTGGAACAGGAACTGAGGGCGAATGTGTTCACGAGCTTAGCTGTAATGGCAACAAGTTCCACTCGTGTGTTTTCCACCCAACGTATTCTTCGCTGCTCGTCATTGGTTGTTATCAG TCGTTGGAGCTGTGGAACATGTCAGAGAACAAGACAATGACTCTGTCTGCTCATGAAGGTCTGGTCGCCGCGTTGGCAGTTTCAACTGTAAATGGTTTGGTTGCTTCAGCGAGTCATGACAAGTATGTCAAGCTCTGGAAATAA
- the LOC130935158 gene encoding transcriptional corepressor LEUNIG-like isoform X3 produces the protein MSQTNWEADKMLDVYIHDYLVKRDLKASAQAFQAEGKVSSDPVAIDAPGGFLFEWWSVFWDIFIARTNEKHSETQLIKAREQQQQQQQPQPQPQQSQHQHQQQQQQQQHHMQMQQLLLQRQAQQQQQQQQQQQQQQPQQQQQQQQPQQQQQQQPPQQQQGRDRAHLLNGGTNGLVGNPGTANAMATKMIEDRLKLPLQRDSLDEAAMKQRFGDQLMDPNHASILKSSAAPGQPSGQVLHGAAGAMSPQVQGRSQQLPGSTPDIKSEINPVLNPRAAGPEGSLIGMPGSNQGSNNLTLKGWPLTGLEQLRSGLLQQQKPFMQAPQPFHQLPMLTPQHQQHLMLQAQQNLASPSASDDSRRLRILMNNRNMGLSKDGLSNPVGDVPNVGSPLPGGGPPFPRGDTDMLMKLRLAQLHQQHQNANPQQQQQLQQHALSNQQSQSSNHGMHQQDRVAGAGSVTADGSMSNSFRGNDQVSKNQTGRKRKQPVSSSGPANSSGTANTAGPSPSSAPSTPSTHTPGDVMSMPALPHSSSSTKPLMMFGTDGTGTLTSPSNQLWDDKDLELQADVDRFVEDGSLDDNVESFLSHDDTDARDAVGRCMDVSKGFTFSEVNSVRASTSKVVCCHFSSDGKLLASGGHDKKAVLWYTDSLKQKTTLEEHSSLITDVRFSPSMPRLATSSFDKTVRVWDVDNPGYSLRTFTGHSTSVMSLDFHPNKDDLICSCDGDGEIRYWSINNGSCARVAKGGTVQMRFQPRLGRYLAAAAENVVSILDVETQACPYSLKGHTKPIHSVCWDPSGEFLASVSEDSVRVWTLGTGTEGECVHELSCNGNKFHSCVFHPTYSSLLVIGCYQSLELWNMSENKTMTLSAHEGLVAALAVSTVNGLVASASHDKYVKLWK, from the exons ACACAATTAATTAAGGCTAGGGAACAACAGCAGCAGCAACAGCAGCCGCAGCCACAACCCCAGCAGTCACAACATCAACATcaacagcagcagcagcagcaacaacacCACATGCAGATGCAACAGCTCCTGTTGCAGAGGCAGGCccagcagcagcagcaacaacaacaacaacagcagcagcagcagccgCAGCAACAGCAGCAACAACAGCAGCCACAGCAGCAGCAACAGCAGCAACCACCCCAACAACAACAGGGTAGGGATAGGGCTCATCTCTTGAATGGGGGTACCAATGGGTTAGTTGGAAACCCTGGCACTGCTAATGCAATGGCAACAAAGATGATCGAGGACAGGTTAAAACTGCCCCTTCAGAGGGATTCTTTGGATGAAGCAGCAATGAAG CAAAGATTCGGAGACCAACTCATGGACCCAAATCATGCCTCAATATTGAAGTCATCTGCAGCTCCTGGCCAGCCTTCAGG GCAAGTTTTGCATGGTGCTGCTGGTGCGATGTCTCCACAAGTTCAAGGTCGAAGTCAGCAATTACCAGGGTCTACTCCG GACATTAAGAGTGAGATTAATCCTGTTTTAAATCCCAGAGCTGCGGGGCCTGAAGGATCACTAATAGGAATGCCTG GATCAAATCAAGGCAGCAACAATTTGACTTTGAAGGGGTGGCCACTCACA GGGTTGGAGCAATTACGGTCTGGTCTACTTCAGCAGCAAAAACCTTTCATGCAAGCCCCACAGCCTTTTCATCAGCTTCCAATGTTGACACCCCAGCATCAGCAACATCTTATGTTACAAGCACAACAAAATCTGGCATCACCATCTGCTAGTGATGATAGTAGAAGACTCAGAATACTGATGAATAATAGGAACATGGGGTTAAGTAAGGATGGTCTTTCAAATCCGGTGGGGGATGTACCAAATGTTGGATCACCACTTCCAGGTGGTGGTCCCCCGTTTCCTCGTGGAGATACAGATATGTTAATGAAG TTGAGACTGGCTCAGTTACACCAGCAGCATCAAAATGCCAATCcacagcagcagcagcagcttCAACAGCATGCTCTTTCAAATCAGCAATCCCAGAGTTCAAATCATGGCATGCATCAACAAGACAGAGTAGCAGGAGCTGGCAGTGTCACTGCGGATGGAAGCATGTCAAACTCCTTTAGAGGAAATGATCAG GTTTCAAAAAACCAGActgggagaaagagaaagcagCCTGTATCTTCTTCTGGACCTGCCAATAGCTCAGGAACAGCAAATACGGCAGGCCCATCTCCAAGTTCAGCGCCATCAACTCCCTCCACTCATACACCTGGTGATGTGATGTCAATGCCTGCATTACCTCATAGTAGTAGTTCAACAAAGCCTCTAATGATGTTTGGTACCGATGGCACTGGAACTCTTACATCACCCTCAAACCAGTTG TGGGATGATAAGGATCTTGAATTGCAGGCTGACGTGGATCGTTTTGTGGAGGATGGATCTCTTGATGACAATGTTGAGTCTTTTTTATCGCATGATGATACAGATGCTAGAGATGCAGTTGGTCGTTGTATGGATGTAAGCAAAG GTTTCACATTTTCTGAAGTAAACTCAGTACGTGCAAGCACAAGCAAGGTTGTCTGTTGCCATTTCTCATCTGATGGGAAATTGCTTGCAAGTGGTGGACATGACAAGAAG GCTGTTTTATGGTACACAGATTCTCTGAAGCAGAAAACTACCCTTGAAGAGCATTCATCGTTAATCACTGATGTCCGGTTTAGCCCAAGCATGCCTCGCCTTGCAACATCTTCGTTTGACAAAACTGTCAGAGTTTGGGATGTTGACAAT CCGGGGTATTCTCTTCGCACCTTTACTGGACATTCAACATCAGTTATGTCTCTAGATTTTCACCCGAATAAGGATGACCTTATCTGCTCTTGTGATGGTGACGGTGAGATACGATATTGGAGCATAAACAATGGCAGTTGTGCTAGAGTTGCAAAG GGTGGGACTGTGCAGATGAGATTTCAACCTCGACTTGGGAGGTACCTTGCTGCGGCTGCAGAGAATGTCGTATCTATACTTGATGTGGAGACACAAGCGTGCCCATATTCGTTAAAG GGACACACAAAGCCGATACATTCCGTGTGTTGGGACCCATCTGGGGAGTTCCTTGCATCTGTCAGTGAGGACTCTGTAAGGGTTTGGACTCTTGGAACAGGAACTGAGGGCGAATGTGTTCACGAGCTTAGCTGTAATGGCAACAAGTTCCACTCGTGTGTTTTCCACCCAACGTATTCTTCGCTGCTCGTCATTGGTTGTTATCAG TCGTTGGAGCTGTGGAACATGTCAGAGAACAAGACAATGACTCTGTCTGCTCATGAAGGTCTGGTCGCCGCGTTGGCAGTTTCAACTGTAAATGGTTTGGTTGCTTCAGCGAGTCATGACAAGTATGTCAAGCTCTGGAAATAA